CGTTGCCACCGGGCAGCGGCGGACGCCATGGCGGCGAAGGCACCAGTGTGTGGGGACTGACGCGGCACGACTGGGGCGGCGTCCATTTCTGGATCGCGGTTGGAATGCTCGTCGTGCTTGCCGTGCACCTGTTGCTGCATTGGCGATGGATTCTGGCTGTCGTCCGGGGCAAGCCGCGCGAGGCACAGGGCGGTCGCGCACTGATCGGCGTGTTCGCCACTCTTGCACTGATCGTTCTGGCAGCCGCACCGCTTCTTGCGCCAAAGAGCGGAACCACCGAGAGCGAGAGCCGTCGCGGCGGGCGTGGAAGCGGTCGCGAAGCGGCCTCCACAGTTACCAACGTCGCCGAAGCGGTCACTCATGGTGAATCAGAGACAATCCGGGGATCGATGTCGCTTGCAGAAGTTGAGCAGACAACTGGCGTTCCGGCGACGGCAGTGATTGCAGCCCTCGGCCTGCCGACAGACACA
This genomic window from bacterium contains:
- a CDS encoding DUF4405 domain-containing protein, which gives rise to MNRTKTNFFVDAVALAAFLFLTTTGLLMRYTLPPGSGGRHGGEGTSVWGLTRHDWGGVHFWIAVGMLVVLAVHLLLHWRWILAVVRGKPREAQGGRALIGVFATLALIVLAAAPLLAPKSGTTESESRRGGRGSGREAASTVTNVAEAVTHGESETIRGSMSLAEVEQTTGVPATAVIAALGLPTDTDPGQRLGQLRRQHGFEMEAVRTIVAEYKAE